One genomic segment of Salvelinus sp. IW2-2015 unplaced genomic scaffold, ASM291031v2 Un_scaffold6879, whole genome shotgun sequence includes these proteins:
- the kbtbd13a gene encoding LOW QUALITY PROTEIN: kelch repeat and BTB domain-containing protein 13 (The sequence of the model RefSeq protein was modified relative to this genomic sequence to represent the inferred CDS: inserted 10 bases in 9 codons; deleted 1 base in 1 codon) — MDSLKVRVDGSVFVVNKRLLEQHCEYFRALFQSGMRECQQDEVHLQGLSARGLCWRSESWTGDRPILGGDEIVEAIECATFLQVESVTKHLTNIINSENCLLMYHTAADYGLWDLFHQTALFIKDMYXDLKGGFVRTLPEDLVEYVESPSPXRYVTVCSHSPTVEQLQDCQRTVCYLDDEDREWKVLSHLPLNTNTTMAGVTWLDNKLYIIGGVHDVSKKVXDSGFCYDPESDSWSTISSPQQPRYNFTLXGHEGCLYAIGGEFDRKSMALVEKYSXSTATWRFAANLPCRAANVASTKAMSRIFICLWKPKGVTEIHEXVPERDQWVLVTTLVRDQSYGHCMXGHRDNLYVMRNGPCEDFLMCVMDCYNLTTGQWTALPGXYANSKGALFTSVIRGDSVFTLNRMRTTEFAVEEYRWKIKRETKGFGRIGSXYTFLMRLPKTKTVGNTEVLTRR; from the exons ATGGACAGCCTGAAAGTGAGAGTTGACGGGAGCGTTTTTGTGGTGAACAAACGCCTACTCGAGCAGCACTGTGAGTACTTCCGAGCCCTCTTCCAGTCGGGAATGCGGGAATGCCAACAGGATGAGGTCCATCTGCAAGGGCTGAGCGCTCGGGGATTGTGTTGGCGCTCCGAGTCCTGGACGGGGGATCGCCCCATCCTGGGTGGTGACGAAATCGTGGAAGCCATAGAGTGTGCCACCTTTCTACAGGTGGAGTCTGTGACAAAGCACCTGACCAATATCATCAACTCAGAGAACTGCTTGTTGATGTACCACACGGCCGCCGACTACGGTTTATGGGATCTGTTCCATCAAACTGCTTTATTCATTAAAGACATGT CGGACCTGAAAGGAGGATTTGTGCGCACCTTACCAGAAGACCTAGTGGAGTACGTTGAGTCTCCATCCCC TCGGTACGTCACAGTCTGCAGCCACTCTCCTACCGTCGAGCAGCTCCAGGACTGTCAGAGGACG GTCTGCTACCTGGATGACGAAGATAGAGAATGGAAGGTGCTGAGTCACCTACCCTTAAACACAAACACCACTATGGCAGGTGTGACCTGGCTAGACAACAAGCTGTACATTATAGGAGGCGTCCACGACGTCAGCAAGAAAG TGGACTCTGGCTTCTGCTACGACCCAGAGAGTGACTCCTGGTCCACTATTTCGAGTCCCCAGCAGCCACGCTACAACTTTACGT GGGGCCACGAAGGCTGCCTCTACGCCATCGGTGGGGAGTTCGACCGGAAGTCCATGGCGTTGGTGGAGAAGTACA TCTCCACGGCCACCTGGCGCTTCGCCGCTAATCTCCCCTGCAGAGCCGCCAACGTGGCCTCCACCAAAGCCATGAGCCGCATCTTCATCTGCCTCTGGAAACCCAAAGGCGTTACGGAGATCCACG TAGTCCCTGAGAGGGACCAATGGGTCCTGGTCACCACGCTAGTCCGTGACCAGAGCTATGGCCACTGCA GTGGCCACAGGGACAATTTGTATGTCATGCGCAACGGGCCCTGCGAAGACTTCCTGATGTGCGTGATGGACTGTTACAACCTGACTACGGGTCAGTGGACAGCCTTGCCGG AATACGCAAACAGTAAAGGAGCCCTGTTCACATCGGTAATAAGAGGAGACTCAGTGTTCACCCTCAACCGCATGAGGACGACGGAGTTCGCCGTGGAGGAGTACAGATGGAAAATCAAGAGAGAGACCAAGGGCTTCGGGCGAATCGGCT ATTACACGTTTCTCATGAGACTGCCCAAGACCAAGACTGTGGGAAACACTGAGGTGTTGACAAGACGG